A segment of the Terriglobia bacterium genome:
GCCCAGGGTTTCCCGCATCAGAATCCCGGCCATCACCTCTTCGCGATGTTTGTACAGCTCGGCCGCCTCAACCAGAAGCTGACGATACGTCGCCAGGATGTGTTTGAGCAGTTCGATTTCTCTCTCTTTCGTCATACTCCACCCCTCAAAAGTGCTTTGATGTCCTGCTTCACCTCGTCCAGGTCGCGTTTGATCTGTTCGAGTTGCGGCTGGAGAACGTCCTTGCGGACAAAAAGGTCCGGGCATTGTTCCTGGCCTCTCTCCAGGTCCTCAATCCTCCGGCTGAGCCGCCCGTAGCCCATGGCGAGGACAACCGCGTTGAGCAAAATCGCCCCGAAAAAGGTCAACGCTGCTTCAATGTGATCGGTGATCCAACTGAACATAGCCGACCCCCACACACATGGCGAAACTAGGGTCAGAAGGCTCTCCCTTCCGGCATTCGTTACGCCGCTTGTGCTCGAATCAGTGCTTGGACGCGTCCCTGGTGAAACTGCGTGCGGCGAACCTGAGCTGCTTTCTATTTTCGGCCCACCGGCTCAATCGAGCCTGCGGCTGGTCTGGCGGAGTTCCTTGACACATGTTGTCAGATATGACAACATAAGATGTCCTTGTCGCGAGGATTGGCGAACTGGCAAAACTAACGGCGGATCTGGATGACACGAGCAACGCGGCCCGTCTCCTGGATAAGAGCGGCACTAAAGGAATTCGAGACATTCCCAGAGAGAGCCCGGTCCGTATGTCTTACAGCCCTAACGATTGCCGCCGAGGGTGGAAAGGCCGACATCGCGAAGCCCATGCGCGGGCTGGGATCGGGCGTGTTCGAGATTGCGCTGCCATTCAAGGGCGACGCATTCCGCGTTGTCTACGCAGTGCAGCTCGCCGAGGAAATCTGGGTAGTGCATGCATTCCAGAAGAAATCGACGCTGGGTATCAAGACGCCTAAGCGCGACATCGACCTCATTAAGGACCGTTTGAAGCGACTCAAGGAGGTGCTGCCATGAAAGACCCACTGGAGGTGGTGCGAGGCAGCGGCAATGTATTCCGCGATCTCGGGCATGAAAACGCTGACGCT
Coding sequences within it:
- a CDS encoding type II toxin-antitoxin system RelE/ParE family toxin; amino-acid sequence: MTRATRPVSWIRAALKEFETFPERARSVCLTALTIAAEGGKADIAKPMRGLGSGVFEIALPFKGDAFRVVYAVQLAEEIWVVHAFQKKSTLGIKTPKRDIDLIKDRLKRLKEVLP